Proteins from a genomic interval of Anolis sagrei isolate rAnoSag1 chromosome 1, rAnoSag1.mat, whole genome shotgun sequence:
- the KCNJ11 gene encoding ATP-sensitive inward rectifier potassium channel 11 yields the protein MLSRKGILPEEYVLTRLVEAVPEHARYRARERRARFVGKNGSCNVAHKNIREQGRFLQDVFTTLVDLKWSHTLLIFTLSFLCSWLLFAMIWWLLAFAHGDLDHSTSTGGGGDPGDGFVPCVTQLHSFTSAFLFSIEVQVTIGFGGRMATEECPAAILVLIVQNISGLIINAIMLGCIFMKTAQAHRRAETLIFSKHAVVAVRGGRLCFMLRVGDLRKSMIISASIRMQVVRKTTSPEGEVVPLNQVDIQLENPVGGNSIFLVSPLIICHTIDSSSPLYDVAPAQLHHHEDLEVIVILEGVVETTGITTQARTSYLADEILWGHRFVPIVTEEDGQYSVDYSKFGNTVKVPTPNCTARQLEEDSSIMKAVVLSPKATVRKKSVRLKPKFTISDEPS from the coding sequence ATGCTGTCCAGGAAGGGCATCCTCCCGGAGGAGTACGTGCTGACCCGGCTGGTGGAGGCGGTGCCGGAGCATGCCCGCTACCGGGCTCGGGAGCGGCGGGCCCGCTTCGTGGGCAAGAACGGGTCGTGTAACGTGGCCCACAAGAACATCCGCGAGCAGGGCCGCTTCCTGCAGGACGTCTTCACCACCCTGGTGGACCTCAAGTGGTCGCACACGCTGCTCATCTTCACCCTCTCCTTCCTGTGCAGCTGGCTGCTCTTCGCCATGATCTGGTGGCTCCTGGCCTTCGCCCACGGGGACCTGGACCACAGCACCAGCACGGGAGGGGGAGGCGACCCTGGGGACGGCTTCGTGCCCTGCGTGACCCAGCTGCACTCCTTCACCTCCGCCTTCCTCTTCTCCATCGAGGTGCAGGTGACCATCGGCTTCGGGGGCCGCATGGCCACGGAGGAGTGTCCCGCCGCCATCCTGGTCCTCATCGTGCAGAACATCTCGGGCCTGATCATCAACGCCATCATGCTGGGCTGCATCTTCATGAAGACGGCCCAGGCCCACCGGCGGGCCGAGACCCTGATCTTCAGCAAACACGCAGTGGTGGCTGTGCGTGGGGGGCGGCTCTGCTTCATGCTGCGGGTGGGCGACCTGCGCAAGAGCATGATCATCAGCGCCTCCATCCGCATGCAGGTGGTGCGCAAGACCACCAGCCCCGAGGGCGAGGTGGTGCCCCTCAACCAGGTGGACATCCAGCTGGAGAACCCCGTGGGTGGGAACAGCATCTTCCTGGTCTCCCCGCTCATCATCTGCCACACCATCGACTCCAGCAGCCCCCTCTACGACGTGGCCCCTGCCCAGCTCCACCACCACGAGGACCTGGAGGTCATCGTCATCTTGGAAGGGGTGGTGGAGACCACCGGCATCACCACCCAGGCCCGTACCTCCTACTTGGCTGATGAGATCCTCTGGGGCCACCGCTTCGTGCCCATCGTCACCGAGGAGGACGGGCAGTACTCTGTGGACTACTCTAAGTTTGGCAACACGGTGAAGGTGCCCACGCCCAACTGCACTGCCAGGCAGCTGGAGGAAGACAGCAGCATCATGAAGGCCGTGGTCTTGTCCCCAAAGGCCACTGTCAGGAAGAAGTCGGTGAGGTTGAAGCCCAAGTTTACCATCTCTGATGAACCCTCCTGA